The proteins below are encoded in one region of Cucurbita pepo subsp. pepo cultivar mu-cu-16 chromosome LG10, ASM280686v2, whole genome shotgun sequence:
- the LOC111803827 gene encoding dnaJ protein homolog 1-like, whose product MGVDYYKILQVDKSASDDDLKKAYRKLAMKWHPDKNPNNKKEAESKFKQISEAYEVLSDPQKKAIYDQYGEEGLKGQVPPPGAGGPGGASFFQTGDGPTMFRFNPRNANDIFAEFFGFSTPFGGMGGGGGGSGGSGMGMRGGSRPFGGGVFGDDMFASFGDGQPMSQGPRKAAPIERRLPCSLEDLYKGTTKKMKISREIADVSGKTLPVEEILTIEIKPGWKKGTKITFPERGNEQPNMIPADLVFVIDEKPHSTFTRDGNDLVVTRKISLAEALTGYTAHVTTLDGRSLTIPINNVIHPDYVEVVPKEGMPIPKDPSKRGNLKIKFDIKFPTYLTSEQKSGIKKLLVS is encoded by the exons ATGGGTGTAGATTATTACAAGATTTTGCAGGTAGACAAGAGCGCCTCAGATGATGATTTGAAGAAGGCTTATAGGAAACTTGCCATGAAATGGCATCCCGATAAGAATCCCAACAATAAGAAAGAGGCCGAGTCCAAGTTTAAGCAGATCTCTGAGGCTTATGAG GTTTTGAGTGATCCGCAGAAGAAAGCAATTTACGATCAATATGGTGAAGAAGGTTTGAAAGGTCAGGTACCACCTCCGGGCGCCGGAGGTCCAGGCGGTGCATCGTTCTTCCAGACTGGGGATGGGCCAACGATGTTCAGATTCAACCCTAGAAATGCCAATGACATTTTTGCCGAGTTCTTTGGATTTTCGACCCCATTTGGAGGAAtgggcggcggcggcggcggcagtGGCGGCAGTGGCATGGGCATGAGGGGCGGTTCGAGGCCATTTGGTGGCGGCGTGTTTGGGGATGATATGTTCGCTTCATTCGGTGATGGCCAGCCGATGAGCCAAGGTCCGCGAAAAGCTGCTCCAATTGAAAGGAGACTGCCCTGTAGCCTTGAAGATCTCTACAAAGGCACCACCAAGAAGATGAAAATCTCCAGAGAAATAGCTGATGTTAGTGG GAAGACATTGCCTGTGGAAGAGATTCTAACAATAGAAATCAAGCCTGGTTGGAAAAAGGGCACAAAAATAACATTCCCAGAGAGAGGGAACGAGCAACCAAACATGATTCCAGCAGACCTGGTTTTCGTTATAGATGAAAAGCCACACAGCACATTCACAAGGGACGGAAATGACCTAGTCGTCACAAGGAAAATCTCTCTTGCTGAAGCTCTAACAGGTTACACAGCCCATGTCACCACACTAGATGGAAGGAGCCTAACCATCCCTATTAACAATGTCATTCATCCAGACTATGTGGAGGTTGTTCCAAAGGAGGGCATGCCAATACCGAAGGACCCCTCCAAAAGAGGAAACTTGAAGATCAAGTTCGACATCAAATTCCCCACATACTTGACTTCAGAGCAGAAATCTGGGATTAAGAAACTTCTGGTGTCTTAA
- the LOC111803103 gene encoding protein E6-like, producing the protein MAKLISTLLLALLFFQVHARESHFFSKVPNNGGTFYTKETQIPNKAEDPLTNPQKTSGTPQDQDKDQDQDPNFLPQTQDNNYGLYGHESGQLPPNSDDNFSGDRPDDNKYRRNDAVPYKSESEEYDDNDNFQNSNTKPYENSFYYNKDLYDNGRQSFRNTRLSRNDYTTTPLYNQEKYHGDDDNNNFYYNNNNANNVVRQGMSDTRFMENGKYYYDLDTEPHHYSRSRGYFRNNNNNNGNTYEYGNSMGRYQNQNDEAEFQEELDEFVP; encoded by the coding sequence ATGGCGAAACTCATTTCTACCCTCCTTCTCGCTCTTCTGTTCTTCCAAGTTCATGCAAGGGAAAGCCATTTCTTCAGCAAAGTACCCAACAATGGCGGCACCTTCTACACCAAAGAAACCCAAATCCCCAACAAGGCCGAGGATCCTTTGACAAACCCACAAAAAACTAGCGGCACCCCACAAGACCAAGACAAAGACCAAGACCAAGACCCCAACTTCCTCCCTCAAACCCAAGACAACAACTACGGCCTCTACGGCCATGAATCCGGCCAGCTCCCTCCAAATTCCGACGACAATTTCTCCGGTGACCGCCCGGACGACAATAAATACAGAAGAAACGACGCCGTTCCTTACAAATCCGAGTCAGAGGAGTACGACGACAACGACAATTTCCAAAACAGCAACACGAAGCCGTACGAGAATTCGTTTTATTACAACAAGGATCTTTACGACAACGGACGACAAAGCTTCCGCAACACCCGCCTTTCGCGAAATGATTACACTACAACTCCTTTATACAACCAGGAAAAGTACCACGGCGACGACGACAACAACAACTTCTactacaacaacaacaatgcCAACAATGTGGTACGACAAGGGATGAGCGACACGAGATTCATGGAGAATGGAAAGTACTATTATGACCTCGACACGGAGCCTCACCATTACAGCAGGTCCCGGGGCTATTTCcgtaacaacaacaacaacaatgggAACACATACGAGTACGGTAATTCCATGGGAAggtatcagaatcagaatGATGAGGCAGAATTCCAGGAGGAACTCGATGAGTTCGTGCCATAA